One Firmicutes bacterium CAG:345 genomic region harbors:
- a CDS encoding bifunctional protein FolD (product inferred by homology to UniProt) codes for MEIRGVPIKKELIEKYKNDPCISKLYFYLLRNDSKEAESYFKSIIKVLNTLNIPYEEEITFSFNDAKEKITKANQNKKITSIVVSRPIFDNEQELFDLIDLKKDVDMLSTLAAGRLMRGDIRFLPATAGSVKNIIENLNINLTGKKALVIGRSPSVGSPIFWYLQKSNATVTLAHSKTKIEDLKKAAKDSDLVILAAGVQLLKPEDIKDNAIIIDCGYNQDGQGDLSFIPENASYTPVPGGVGPVTTITLITNSLNLYHLFY; via the coding sequence ATGGAAATTAGAGGAGTTCCAATAAAAAAAGAGTTAATAGAAAAATATAAAAACGATCCTTGCATATCCAAGTTATATTTTTATCTATTAAGAAATGATTCCAAGGAAGCTGAAAGTTATTTTAAAAGTATTATAAAAGTATTAAATACTTTAAATATTCCTTATGAAGAAGAAATAACTTTTTCTTTTAATGATGCAAAAGAAAAAATTACAAAAGCAAACCAAAATAAAAAAATAACTTCTATTGTTGTTTCTCGGCCAATATTTGATAATGAACAAGAATTATTTGATCTAATAGATTTGAAAAAAGATGTCGATATGCTTTCTACTCTAGCTGCTGGAAGACTTATGAGAGGAGATATAAGATTCCTTCCTGCAACCGCCGGATCAGTAAAAAATATTATAGAAAATTTAAATATAAATTTAACTGGTAAAAAAGCTCTAGTCATCGGTCGTTCCCCTTCAGTAGGATCTCCAATATTTTGGTACCTGCAAAAATCAAATGCAACAGTTACTTTAGCTCATAGCAAAACCAAAATTGAAGATTTAAAAAAAGCCGCTAAAGATAGCGACTTAGTTATTTTAGCAGCTGGAGTTCAACTATTAAAACCAGAAGATATTAAAGATAATGCAATAATTATAGATTGCGGATATAATCAAGATGGACAAGGAGATTTATCTTTTATACCTGAAAACGCTTCTTATACTCCTGTTCCCGGCGGAGTTGGACCAGTTACAACAATTACGCTTATAACTAATTCTTTAAACCTTTATCACTTATTTTACTAA
- a CDS encoding uncharacterized protein (product inferred by homology to UniProt) yields MNKVLRNEIYKIALCSLFTVLTFAAGRLSFYIPVAGFPAFKFSLTAIPIVIGSFLLGPIYGGIIGGLGDLIGALLFPVGAYFFGFTFDAILLGVIPGLVMYLSKKSKYFSPIILSVLFILTFSLLAYFFVSYNTITISKKEIYLSIPLKVIVICIYLALFGIGFFAIWYNYRKNKNIVFLNAFVSLFANELIVSGLIASLWKTMLYSLPYFLNVGIALLYMLINIPLKTIAVSLIYPTVIEITSINRKSLALSKISDKGLKN; encoded by the coding sequence ATGAATAAAGTTTTAAGAAATGAAATTTATAAAATAGCTTTGTGCTCACTTTTTACGGTTTTGACATTTGCTGCTGGAAGATTATCTTTTTATATTCCAGTTGCTGGTTTTCCAGCTTTTAAGTTTTCTTTAACTGCAATACCTATTGTTATTGGTTCGTTTTTATTAGGGCCGATATATGGGGGTATAATAGGCGGTTTGGGTGACTTAATTGGAGCATTGCTTTTTCCTGTAGGAGCTTATTTTTTCGGATTTACATTTGATGCTATTTTATTAGGTGTAATTCCTGGTTTAGTGATGTATCTAAGTAAAAAATCTAAATATTTTTCTCCTATTATTCTTTCGGTCCTCTTTATTTTGACTTTTTCCTTACTTGCTTATTTTTTTGTCAGTTATAATACTATAACAATTTCGAAAAAAGAGATTTATTTATCTATTCCTTTAAAAGTTATAGTTATTTGTATTTATTTAGCTTTATTTGGAATTGGATTTTTTGCTATTTGGTATAATTATCGAAAAAATAAAAACATTGTTTTCCTTAATGCTTTTGTTTCATTATTTGCTAATGAATTAATTGTATCAGGATTAATAGCATCTTTATGGAAAACAATGTTATATTCTCTGCCTTATTTTTTAAACGTTGGAATAGCTTTATTATATATGCTAATAAATATACCATTAAAAACTATTGCTGTATCGCTCATATATCCTACAGTTATAGAAATCACTTCAATTAATAGGAAAAGTTTAGCTCTTAGTAAAATAAGTGATAAAGGTTTAAAGAATTAG
- a CDS encoding ssrA-binding protein (product inferred by homology to UniProt) translates to MAKKKEEDNLICSNKKASYEYFLQDFLEVGLVLKGTEIKSLRQGHGSLSESYVAFKNGEAYIYGFNISQFKEGNIFNHDPLRPRKLLMHKLEILRYAQAVEKKGYTVVATKCYIKNGLAKLVIALARGKNDHDKRETIKKREIEKNIAQTIKEHNNR, encoded by the coding sequence ATGGCAAAAAAGAAAGAAGAAGATAATTTAATTTGCTCTAATAAGAAAGCAAGTTATGAATATTTTTTGCAAGATTTTTTGGAAGTTGGATTGGTTTTAAAAGGAACAGAAATTAAAAGCTTAAGACAAGGACATGGATCTTTAAGTGAATCTTATGTTGCTTTTAAAAATGGCGAAGCTTATATTTATGGCTTTAATATTTCACAATTTAAAGAAGGAAATATTTTTAATCATGATCCATTAAGACCACGTAAATTATTGATGCATAAATTAGAAATTTTGCGTTATGCTCAAGCTGTTGAAAAAAAAGGATACACTGTTGTTGCAACAAAATGTTATATAAAAAATGGCCTTGCCAAACTTGTTATAGCTTTAGCTAGAGGTAAAAATGATCATGATAAACGCGAAACAATAAAAAAGCGCGAAATTGAAAAAAATATAGCCCAAACTATAAAGGAGCATAATAACCGATGA
- a CDS encoding ribonuclease R (product inferred by homology to UniProt): MESKKIINALKDNHLDFVSLVKKVQEPSDEVEKKLHELENQGVVLFNGKEYALLKDYDLFLGTIVLRKKNFAFVRIPHLEKDYRLSGTYLKGLIGGDRIYVNLGKDNETCYFGGFYSRKSKIVGTLVKKPRKGFYLSSPDIDEAGVRVKFSNDPLDFDAEDGDMVCASIDDYNESEIFCTVLKLLVKKTEVGSDISRIILTEEAPLAFEEDVIDEANKIPQSLSEIDYQGREDFRNHLIVTIDGQDALDFDDAVEIKRVLNGYEIGVHIADVSNYVKPGSPIDLSAYERGTSIYVADRVVPMLPTQLSNGICSLNPDVDRLVMSVIMNVDKYGNVFKTRFSKGVIRSKARLTYNQVNDLFSGKDVDLPQDVKDMLFVMKEATSFIRKKRERNGALELDSTEIKFTLDENNNPINIEKREQKEGEKLIEDLMIIANVAVATRFTDLGLSTLYRIHEDPPSMKLENLKAFLVRAKLIDNFPRTITPYALSSWLKSIEDLRMRAIVSGQLLRSLAKARYSEENVGHFGLSEEDYLHFTSPIRRYPDLIVHRLLKEYVIDGKAMPKDIDEYLSIAGDHLSATERRAQKIERTVDDLLSCKYMSKHIGQQYKGVITSLTKYGMYLELENGIDVLIPYANIDEDIYDYRDDIFQAKGLKNKKTFNIGDEMDVVIYQINYERLEITCCTPYFYENREALERAIKDRFFEKAFDFSKEKRFGTHSDKDRDNRTSKRSFDKDKKNYGRKSFDKNSFKGKKGHSHKGSGKPVKKYGKKERRR; this comes from the coding sequence ATGGAAAGCAAAAAAATAATTAATGCACTGAAAGATAATCATTTGGATTTTGTTTCTTTAGTAAAAAAAGTTCAAGAGCCAAGTGATGAAGTTGAAAAGAAACTTCATGAATTAGAAAACCAAGGAGTAGTCTTATTTAATGGCAAGGAATATGCTTTATTAAAAGATTATGATCTATTTTTAGGTACAATTGTTTTACGAAAAAAGAATTTTGCTTTTGTTAGAATTCCTCATCTTGAAAAAGATTATCGCTTGTCTGGAACATATTTGAAAGGCTTGATAGGCGGAGATAGAATCTATGTTAATTTAGGTAAAGATAATGAAACCTGTTATTTTGGAGGATTTTATTCTAGAAAATCTAAAATTGTAGGAACTTTAGTAAAGAAACCTAGAAAAGGATTTTATTTATCTTCTCCAGATATTGATGAAGCTGGTGTTAGAGTAAAATTTTCTAATGATCCATTAGATTTTGATGCTGAAGATGGCGACATGGTATGTGCAAGCATTGATGATTATAATGAATCAGAAATTTTTTGTACAGTATTAAAATTGTTAGTTAAGAAAACTGAAGTAGGAAGTGATATTTCTCGTATTATTTTAACTGAAGAAGCCCCCCTAGCATTTGAAGAAGATGTAATAGATGAAGCAAATAAAATACCTCAGTCTTTATCGGAAATAGATTATCAAGGCAGAGAAGATTTTAGGAATCATTTAATTGTTACTATCGATGGTCAAGATGCTTTAGATTTTGATGATGCGGTTGAAATTAAAAGAGTTTTAAATGGTTATGAAATTGGAGTTCATATCGCTGATGTCTCAAATTATGTCAAGCCAGGATCGCCTATTGATTTATCAGCTTATGAAAGAGGAACATCGATTTATGTTGCTGATAGAGTAGTTCCGATGCTCCCAACTCAATTATCAAATGGTATTTGTTCATTAAATCCTGATGTTGACAGATTAGTTATGTCAGTAATTATGAACGTTGATAAATATGGCAATGTTTTTAAAACAAGATTCTCTAAAGGAGTTATTCGTTCCAAAGCAAGATTGACTTATAATCAGGTAAATGATTTATTTTCTGGAAAAGATGTTGATTTGCCTCAAGATGTAAAAGATATGCTTTTTGTTATGAAAGAAGCTACTTCATTCATTCGCAAAAAGAGAGAAAGAAATGGGGCATTGGAATTAGATTCTACTGAAATTAAATTTACTTTAGATGAAAATAATAACCCTATAAATATAGAAAAAAGAGAACAAAAAGAAGGCGAAAAACTTATCGAAGATCTTATGATTATTGCTAATGTTGCAGTCGCTACTAGATTTACCGACTTAGGTCTTTCAACACTTTATCGTATCCATGAAGATCCACCTTCGATGAAACTTGAAAATTTGAAAGCTTTTTTAGTCAGAGCTAAATTAATTGATAATTTTCCTAGAACTATAACTCCATACGCTTTAAGTAGTTGGCTTAAATCTATTGAAGATTTGAGAATGAGAGCAATTGTTTCTGGTCAGCTTTTACGTTCTTTAGCTAAGGCAAGATACTCTGAAGAAAATGTTGGTCATTTTGGTTTGAGTGAAGAAGATTATTTACATTTTACTTCTCCTATTCGTCGTTATCCTGATTTAATTGTCCATCGCTTATTGAAAGAATATGTTATCGATGGAAAAGCAATGCCGAAAGATATTGATGAATATTTATCTATAGCTGGTGATCATCTTTCAGCTACAGAAAGAAGAGCACAGAAAATTGAAAGAACTGTTGATGATTTATTATCATGCAAATATATGTCTAAGCATATTGGTCAACAATATAAAGGCGTTATTACTTCTTTAACAAAGTATGGTATGTATCTTGAACTTGAAAATGGAATAGATGTTCTTATTCCTTATGCTAATATTGATGAAGATATATATGATTATCGCGATGATATTTTCCAAGCTAAAGGTTTGAAGAATAAAAAGACATTTAATATTGGCGATGAAATGGATGTTGTAATTTATCAAATTAATTATGAGAGATTAGAAATTACTTGCTGTACTCCATACTTTTATGAAAATCGTGAAGCTCTGGAAAGAGCCATTAAAGATAGATTTTTTGAAAAAGCTTTTGACTTTTCAAAAGAAAAACGTTTTGGCACACATTCTGATAAAGATAGAGATAATCGAACTTCTAAAAGAAGCTTTGATAAAGATAAAAAGAATTATGGTCGAAAATCATTTGATAAGAATTCTTTTAAAGGAAAAAAAGGACACTCCCATAAAGGAAGTGGAAAGCCGGTGAAAAAATATGGCAAAAAAGAAAGAAGAAGATAA
- a CDS encoding preprotein translocase SecG subunit (product inferred by homology to UniProt) — MTATEIILLIISVLLIIITLLQGGKSEGASGAITGGSQMNIFARTKERGIDKILSYITMGLAIVFFLVAILASYL; from the coding sequence ATGACTGCAACAGAAATTATATTACTGATAATATCAGTTTTGTTAATAATAATTACCTTGCTCCAAGGTGGCAAATCAGAAGGTGCATCTGGTGCTATTACTGGTGGTAGCCAGATGAATATTTTCGCCCGTACTAAGGAAAGAGGAATTGATAAAATATTGTCCTATATTACTATGGGGTTAGCAATTGTCTTTTTCTTAGTTGCTATCTTAGCTAGTTATTTATAA
- a CDS encoding unknown (no significant homology to UniProt), with translation MSMLIKKLLTISLRSAMIVTIALCFSACKKNSDLPELNITYNNVRYHRNRASTEGYYAQFYNDELKEYGDWYYNAGPIQSYNEDGEQNTVQFIASEVNGIPVMGLGYTPFMTSVVIPYGSTTLKSIYTPGTIVTMLPAYFNKNNTNTEQINWFYCGKPINLYNFSRKKIKIYIPNEK, from the coding sequence ATGAGTATGTTGATTAAAAAATTATTAACAATTTCACTTCGTAGCGCAATGATTGTTACTATAGCGCTTTGTTTCTCAGCATGTAAAAAAAATTCAGATCTACCTGAATTAAATATTACTTATAATAATGTCCGCTATCATCGCAACCGCGCTTCAACCGAAGGATATTACGCACAATTTTATAATGACGAATTAAAAGAATATGGTGATTGGTATTATAATGCCGGTCCAATACAATCATACAATGAAGATGGTGAGCAAAATACAGTACAGTTCATTGCATCAGAAGTAAACGGAATACCTGTTATGGGATTAGGATATACACCTTTTATGACTTCTGTAGTAATACCTTATGGTTCAACAACATTGAAAAGCATCTATACTCCTGGAACAATAGTAACAATGCTTCCTGCATATTTTAATAAAAATAATACAAACACAGAACAAATTAATTGGTTTTATTGTGGCAAGCCGATTAATTTGTATAATTTTTCTCGTAAAAAAATTAAAATTTATATACCGAATGAAAAATAG
- a CDS encoding conserved repeat protein (product inferred by homology to UniProt), with product MPELPKQYKTEYYYIDYVEYGKTIENIPPEPTIKGYKFNGWYTEADCINKWNFENTLSQLDKDEDFNELCLYAKWIKD from the coding sequence ATGCCAGAGTTACCAAAACAATATAAAACAGAATATTACTATATAGACTACGTTGAATATGGAAAAACAATAGAAAATATACCGCCAGAACCAACAATAAAAGGATATAAATTCAATGGTTGGTATACAGAAGCTGATTGCATTAACAAATGGAATTTTGAAAACACCCTATCACAGCTTGATAAAGATGAAGATTTTAATGAACTTTGTCTTTATGCAAAATGGATTAAAGATTAA
- a CDS encoding unknown (no significant homology to UniProt), with the protein MSGESYTDYHILTDDYESVSFKLSGVTNRGSFKIHFLKMLNENSIKDLMKKYSYEELFTDNKQKNTEKYSIKFPKNTVESKVDLQQLAAKQNIPFSQFEFGNTDTEMPKYSIMNYVQNNKIMFDDYGVRCATTSASYSIPTEMANFEFVLDDNFAYIIEDPNGYIVYYGLTTSIK; encoded by the coding sequence ATGAGTGGTGAATCATATACTGATTATCATATTCTTACTGATGATTATGAATCTGTATCTTTTAAGTTGTCTGGTGTTACTAATCGAGGCTCTTTTAAAATTCATTTTTTAAAAATGTTAAATGAAAATTCAATTAAAGATTTAATGAAAAAATATTCATATGAGGAGCTTTTTACAGATAATAAGCAAAAGAATACAGAAAAGTATTCTATTAAATTTCCAAAAAATACAGTAGAAAGCAAAGTTGATTTACAACAGTTAGCTGCAAAGCAAAACATTCCATTTTCGCAATTTGAATTTGGAAATACAGATACAGAAATGCCTAAATATTCTATTATGAATTATGTTCAAAATAATAAAATAATGTTTGATGATTACGGAGTCAGATGTGCAACTACTTCTGCATCTTATAGCATTCCAACAGAAATGGCTAATTTTGAATTTGTTTTGGATGATAATTTTGCCTATATAATCGAAGATCCTAATGGTTATATTGTGTATTATGGATTAACAACATCAATTAAATAA
- a CDS encoding unknown (no significant homology to UniProt) — MKKIIPIVLCVFSLVSCSNATKNSSYYVAKNSKVNSTVEVDSNHIDKVNNFLTNSIYTLTDMNEEENFIFSPLSYYVSLASFYGMTSSNSSLDSFLQKTNLKDKNEIKNIVKSIMINSNMEEKWDDKKIASKEKISNLLIGKIDEFSEQDINSFISDYYVSLINYDDNMHSNIKKWSSEETNGLINDIDLSLDNSEISLMSSLYMDTLYGMQLSE, encoded by the coding sequence ATGAAAAAGATAATACCAATAGTTCTTTGTGTATTTAGTTTAGTCTCTTGTTCGAATGCTACAAAAAATAGTTCTTATTATGTTGCCAAAAATTCTAAAGTTAATTCAACAGTTGAAGTTGATTCGAATCATATCGATAAAGTTAATAATTTTTTAACAAATAGTATTTATACATTGACTGATATGAATGAAGAAGAAAATTTTATTTTTTCTCCTTTGAGTTACTATGTTTCATTAGCTTCTTTTTACGGAATGACAAGTTCGAATAGTTCTTTAGATAGTTTCTTGCAAAAAACAAATTTAAAAGATAAGAATGAAATAAAAAATATTGTTAAATCTATTATGATAAATTCCAATATGGAAGAAAAATGGGATGATAAAAAGATTGCTTCCAAAGAGAAAATTTCTAATTTATTAATTGGAAAAATTGATGAATTTTCAGAGCAAGATATTAATTCATTTATAAGTGATTATTATGTATCTTTAATTAATTATGACGACAATATGCATTCTAATATTAAAAAGTGGTCTTCAGAAGAAACAAATGGCCTAATTAATGATATTGATTTATCGCTAGATAATAGTGAAATTAGCCTTATGTCTTCTTTATATATGGATACTCTTTATGGAATGCAATTAAGTGAATAA
- a CDS encoding ribosomal RNA small subunit methyltransferase A (product inferred by homology to UniProt), whose translation MTRTERIQKIMDKYEISAKIGFGQNFLMDDKAIEKMEEAIFSFNNPIIAEIGCGLGSLTFGLVNKAEKVIGYDIDKDMLNVLKNEMTYSNFELREEDFLKADISDLAEKKAFIAGNLPYNITKRILEKIIAYPYPFCFGIMVQKEVATKLTYVPSLKSNCALGAYLYLHGNVNLVVDVPAKSFVPAPKVNSAFITYKAKDCCAEDYGILKKIFMAENKSLTGYLSKQFHFDKTEIEKILVSPSRRCHELTKEELIGLIYLFKNK comes from the coding sequence ATGACAAGGACTGAAAGAATACAAAAAATAATGGATAAATATGAAATATCTGCAAAAATTGGATTTGGTCAGAATTTTTTAATGGATGATAAAGCTATTGAAAAAATGGAAGAAGCTATTTTTTCATTTAATAATCCAATTATTGCTGAAATTGGATGTGGTTTAGGATCATTAACATTTGGTCTTGTGAATAAAGCTGAAAAAGTAATTGGTTATGATATTGATAAAGATATGTTGAATGTTTTAAAAAATGAAATGACTTATTCTAACTTTGAACTTAGAGAAGAAGATTTTCTTAAAGCTGACATAAGCGATCTAGCTGAAAAGAAGGCCTTTATTGCGGGAAATCTTCCATATAATATTACTAAAAGAATTTTAGAAAAAATAATAGCTTATCCTTATCCATTTTGTTTTGGAATAATGGTTCAAAAAGAGGTTGCTACTAAATTAACATATGTTCCTTCTTTAAAAAGCAATTGTGCCTTAGGGGCTTATTTATATCTTCACGGCAATGTTAATTTAGTTGTAGATGTTCCTGCTAAATCTTTTGTTCCAGCACCTAAAGTTAATTCTGCATTTATAACTTATAAAGCTAAAGATTGTTGTGCTGAAGATTATGGAATATTGAAAAAAATATTTATGGCAGAAAATAAATCTTTAACTGGATATCTTTCTAAACAATTTCATTTTGATAAGACTGAAATAGAAAAAATATTAGTTTCTCCATCAAGAAGATGCCATGAACTTACTAAAGAAGAATTAATAGGATTGATATATTTATTTAAAAATAAATAA
- a CDS encoding ribonuclease M5 (product inferred by homology to UniProt), translating into MNKYLYVVEGKTDVAKLKNLGAEYVLKTDGFNVSSSGVLEFLKYCFCSRSIILLLDPDGPGKQIKKIIIDTLNKVDSDNKIVEINIDKKKAIAHHKVGVTQMNSKLLLSYISPYLSEDQNSFEKEIYTSDLLEKMNLVGSKSKENREKIKRKMPFISISTAKSLKNDLEMLKIEPEKIWRIINDKD; encoded by the coding sequence ATGAACAAATATTTATATGTTGTTGAAGGAAAAACTGATGTTGCAAAATTAAAAAATTTAGGAGCTGAATATGTTCTTAAAACTGATGGATTTAATGTATCTAGTAGTGGAGTATTAGAGTTCTTAAAATATTGTTTTTGTTCTAGAAGTATAATTTTATTGTTAGATCCTGATGGTCCAGGCAAACAAATAAAAAAAATTATTATTGATACTTTGAATAAAGTAGATTCGGATAATAAAATTGTTGAAATTAATATAGATAAGAAAAAAGCAATAGCACATCATAAAGTTGGAGTAACACAGATGAATAGTAAATTGCTTTTATCGTATATTTCGCCATATTTATCAGAGGATCAAAATTCTTTTGAAAAAGAAATATATACATCTGATTTATTAGAAAAAATGAATTTGGTTGGCTCTAAATCAAAAGAAAATCGTGAAAAGATAAAAAGAAAAATGCCTTTTATCAGTATTTCAACGGCAAAATCATTAAAAAATGATTTAGAAATGCTTAAAATTGAACCAGAAAAAATATGGAGGATTATAAATGACAAGGACTGA
- a CDS encoding hydrolase TatD family (product inferred by homology to UniProt), with product MIIDAHTHINCDELYQERKEIIQRAIDNKVVAVFNTADSLNSFKNIDILQKEYPNYCYGVYGIHPEFASSTNFTEVEEEIIKRKNIIKAIGEIGLDYHYPINEPEKNNQKDIFISQICLAKKLNLPIVIHSRDADKDTFDILCQYAQDMKVYLHCYSGSYEMAKEYIKKIPNIHFGVGGIVTFKNAKKLVEVVEKIDLKYFLTETDAPYLTPVPFRGKQNEPSYLIYVINKISELKNMNEVKVEEILFENAREFFDL from the coding sequence ATGATAATAGATGCACACACTCATATAAATTGTGATGAATTATATCAAGAAAGAAAAGAAATTATTCAAAGAGCTATAGATAATAAGGTCGTGGCGGTGTTTAATACAGCTGATAGCTTAAATTCATTTAAAAATATAGATATTTTGCAAAAAGAATATCCAAATTATTGTTATGGTGTTTATGGAATACATCCAGAATTTGCAAGTTCTACGAATTTTACTGAGGTAGAAGAAGAAATAATAAAAAGGAAAAATATTATCAAGGCGATTGGTGAAATTGGTTTGGATTATCATTATCCAATTAATGAACCTGAAAAAAATAACCAAAAAGATATTTTTATTTCACAAATTTGTTTAGCTAAGAAATTGAATTTACCTATAGTTATTCATTCTCGTGATGCTGATAAAGACACATTTGATATTTTATGTCAATATGCTCAAGATATGAAAGTGTATTTACATTGTTATTCTGGGTCTTATGAAATGGCAAAAGAATATATTAAGAAAATACCTAATATTCATTTTGGTGTTGGGGGAATAGTGACTTTCAAAAATGCAAAAAAATTGGTTGAAGTAGTTGAGAAAATTGATTTAAAGTATTTTCTAACTGAGACGGATGCTCCTTATTTAACACCTGTTCCATTTAGAGGAAAACAGAATGAACCAAGCTATTTAATATATGTTATAAACAAAATTTCTGAATTAAAGAATATGAATGAAGTAAAAGTAGAAGAAATCCTATTTGAAAATGCGAGAGAATTTTTTGATTTATGA
- a CDS encoding tRNA modification GTPase MnmE (product inferred by homology to UniProt): MTKGDLGHKDWKEADLVISKDDESFNNLFSKIEEKLQIKNYEEPGLFSTRDLDLIDKLLDLLLKIKDDFKEEHSYDLMTIAIQEAYHLIKLLSGKEYNPDDIYDQVFSSFCVGK, from the coding sequence ATGACTAAAGGAGACTTAGGACATAAAGATTGGAAAGAGGCAGATCTTGTTATTTCTAAAGATGATGAATCTTTTAATAATCTTTTTTCAAAGATTGAAGAAAAACTTCAAATAAAAAATTATGAAGAACCTGGTCTTTTCTCAACAAGAGATCTAGATTTGATAGATAAATTACTTGATTTATTATTAAAAATTAAAGATGATTTTAAAGAAGAACATAGTTATGATCTTATGACAATAGCAATACAAGAAGCTTATCATTTAATTAAATTATTATCGGGAAAGGAATATAATCCTGATGATATTTATGACCAGGTTTTTTCTTCGTTTTGTGTAGGAAAATAA
- a CDS encoding putative uncharacterized protein (product inferred by homology to UniProt) gives MKTFEGKTEQEALQLAAADLGKKPEEIEYYVISDVKKLFSRKVTIGIYTLADVIEFAVNYLETIGEMLELSIKATATLSDDVIKIDISSDYSPKVIGHNGETLRALNELTRSACFNKFGGHYRILLNCDNYKDEKYQRITRIAKRVASEVRRTGVTAELDPMTSDERRVIHAALADEPYITTESVGVGRNRHVTIKKTTEKPAASEEGN, from the coding sequence ATGAAAACTTTTGAAGGAAAAACAGAACAAGAAGCTTTGCAACTTGCAGCAGCTGATCTTGGAAAAAAGCCAGAAGAAATAGAGTATTACGTAATTTCTGATGTAAAAAAATTATTTAGTCGTAAAGTAACTATTGGAATTTATACTTTAGCTGATGTTATTGAATTTGCTGTCAATTATCTTGAAACAATTGGAGAAATGCTCGAATTATCTATAAAAGCAACTGCAACATTGAGCGATGATGTTATCAAAATTGATATTAGTTCTGATTATTCTCCAAAGGTTATAGGTCATAATGGTGAAACATTAAGAGCATTAAATGAATTGACAAGATCTGCTTGTTTTAATAAGTTTGGTGGTCATTATCGTATTCTTCTTAACTGTGATAATTATAAAGATGAAAAATATCAAAGAATTACTCGTATTGCTAAAAGAGTTGCCAGCGAAGTTAGAAGAACTGGTGTTACAGCGGAACTCGATCCAATGACAAGCGATGAAAGACGCGTTATTCATGCTGCTTTAGCTGATGAGCCATATATCACTACTGAATCAGTTGGCGTTGGTAGAAATCGTCATGTCACAATTAAAAAAACTACTGAGAAGCCTGCTGCTTCTGAAGAAGGGAATTAA